The genomic interval ATCTCGCGGCGCCAGCACGTCCACCACCACGCGCACATTGCTATTTTGCTCCAGCTCCTCGGCAATCGGCTGCGCCGCCGCCGCATCGTTCTGTCCGCGCACGTGCAACACCAAAAGCCGCATCTCCGGCGCCGGCGCAAACAAACTGCCGATAACCGCGCCCACGCCACGCCGCTCTTCCTCCGCGTCCGGCGCCACGAGCGAGGCCGATTCCGCCAGTTCGCCGATCTCACCGGGGTAGGCGCTCGCCGTCGGTGGCGGCGCTTCCACCAGCGCCGGCGCCTCCGGCACCACCACGCCGCCTTCGCTCATCGCCTGCTCAAGCTGAATCACGCGTTCTTGCAGCCGGTCGCGCTCGCGCAGCAGCGCCGTGGTGACGCTGAGCGTCCACGCCGCCAGCGCGATTGCGATCACCGCGATCACAAGCTGCACCGAAAGCAGCTGACGCGTGCCATTGATCAGCGCTTGTAGGGTCGAGCGGGCCATCAGCCGCCTTCCGCGCGGGTCAGTGTGGTGTAGCGGTGCACGACCAGCGCCGCGCAAGCGCCGGCCACGCCCAGCATGCCGATCAGCGCGATCTGCAATTGCGCCACCGACATCACATCGTTGAACGTCGCCGTCACCGCGCCCGAGAACGCCGCCAGCACCGCGACCAGGGCAATCGTCAGCAGCAGAGGGGCGCCCGCCGCTGGCGTATGCGCCAGCAAGCCCGGCGCGCGCGTTTCGTGTGAGGGCGCTTCGCCGTTGCGCACCAAACGCTTTAGCGCGTCTTCCAACACGCCCCATTCACCGCCGCTGACATCCGCCGTTGCGATCGTATGGAATGGCTGCGGTGGTGGCGATGCATCGATGCGCACCTGCAGCAGTTTGCCGGCGTCGAGCGCGTCGCTCGCTTGCGCAATCACCGACACCGTGTTCGCCGCGTTCACGCTCCACACCGCCAAGATCGCCTTCGCCGCCTCAAGCTCGCGATCGACTTCGTCCGGATGCGCCAAAGCGGCGGCGCTGTCGCACCACACGCTGTAGCCAAGAGAGTTCAGCCGATCGGTGACCGGCTTCACGCGGTCCAGATCGAGCCGCGAGCATGCAATGAAAATGTCCGCCACGCGCGTCCCTTCGCCGGCGCCCCCAAACAATGCTAGCGGCACGCCATCCTGTTCGCGAGTAAAAACCGGTCTTGCGCCAACACTCTGGCCAAACCGTGGACACACGCCATATGACTTCTCGTGAGGAGGGATTTGGTCCGCATGCGTACGCTGATCATTGGCGCCGTGCTGGTCTTTGCCGCATGCACGGGCGAGGAGAGCAACGGCCAGCAACAGAATGCGTCCGGCGCAAGCGCGCCGGTCGCGCAGGGCGCGGCGAACACCAACTTCCAACCCGCATTCGCCGGCCAAACTCGCGCACCCGAAGCACGGTCTGGGATCACAATCGCGCGGCAGCCGCTCGGCGCGCGGCTGGAGCATCCGTGGGCGATCGTCTTCTTGCCAGACGGCCGTATGCTCGTCACCGAACGCCCCGGCCGCCTGCGCATCGTCACGCGCGAAGGTCAGCTCTCGGCGCCGATCCAAGGTCTGCCGCGCGTCGATGCACGCGGGCAGGGCGGTTTGCTCGACGTCGTGCTCTCACCGAGCTTCGCCACCGATCGCCTGATCTATTGGAGCTATTCCGAACCACGCGGCAGCGGCCAAAACGCCACCGCCGTCGCGCGGGCACGCTTGAGCGATGACGGCGCGCGCGTCGAAAACGTGCAACGCATCTTCCAGCAAAATCCCGCCTGGCGTTCCACCGCGCACTTCGGTTCGCGCCTCGTGTTCGATCGCGAAGGCCGCCTCTACGTTACGCTCGGCGAACGCTCCAATCCAGAACCGCGCGTTCTCGCGCAGGACTTGAGCGCCACGATAGGCAAGCTCGTGCGCATCAACGCCGACGGCACCGTCCCCACGGACAACCCATTCGTCGCCCGAGCCAACACGCGTCCCGAAATCTGGTCCTATGGCCACCGGAACATCCAGGGCGCCGATCTCAACCCCGATACCGGAGCGCTTTGGACTATCGAGCACGGCCCGCAAGGCGGCGACGAACTCAACATTCCCCAAGCCGGCCGTAACTACGGCTGGCCCATCATCTCGTACGGCGAAGACTACAGCGGCGCGCCGATCGGCGAAGGCATCGCCGTGCGCGAAGGCATGGAGCAGCCGGTCTATTATTGGGATCCGGTCATCGCGCCCGGCGATATGGATTTCTATCGCGGCGAACTCTTCCCTTGGCGCGGCGACATTCTGATCGGCGCGCTCGGCACAGCACAACTCGTGCGCCTCGATATCGAAGGCGAACGCGTCGTCGGCGAAGAGCGCTTCGATCTCGGCATAGGCCGCATCCGCGACATGGCGGAAGACGAAACCGGCGCGCTGTGGGTCATCACCGATGAGGACAACAGACGCATCGTGCGCCTGACGCCTCAACAGCAATGACCCGCGCGGACGTTATTGCGGCGTTGTCGCCGGTGGCTCGGTCGCGTCGGCCGGCGCCGCTGGCGCGGCAAGAGCATTGATACGCGCCGCCAGCGCAGGGTCGCTCTGCGCTTGCGCCGCGATGCCGTTGTAGGCTTCGATCGAGAGATTATTGGTCTGCAGGACCGAGCGAATTTGCGCCGCGATCACCGGTTGCTGCTCGGCCGGCGCCGTCGAAAGCGATTGGCTCAACGGATTGATCTCCGTGCTCGCCGCAATGAAGGATTGCAGCTGCGCGTCCGTGAACTCCGTGCCGACGCTCGCGGCGGCGATGCGGTTCGACAAGGTTTGATCGGTCTGCGCCCGCGTCGCGATCGCGTTGTAGACGTCCGGCGCGAGGTTGTGGGTGCTCAGAATCTGACCGATGCGCGCTTGATCCGTGTTGGGCGGCAGCGCCTGGATTTCCGTCCGCGCTGCGACAAACGCTTGCACCTGGGCGTCGCTATACATTTGCGTCGCGCCGGACGGCTGCGCTGCCGTTGCCGG from Terricaulis silvestris carries:
- a CDS encoding toll/interleukin-1 receptor domain-containing protein, which gives rise to MADIFIACSRLDLDRVKPVTDRLNSLGYSVWCDSAAALAHPDEVDRELEAAKAILAVWSVNAANTVSVIAQASDALDAGKLLQVRIDASPPPQPFHTIATADVSGGEWGVLEDALKRLVRNGEAPSHETRAPGLLAHTPAAGAPLLLTIALVAVLAAFSGAVTATFNDVMSVAQLQIALIGMLGVAGACAALVVHRYTTLTRAEGG
- a CDS encoding DUF4168 domain-containing protein → MTRLSRIAANAVFISAAALMAGCSSSGDGDSAAASSTRGAPATAAQPSGATQMYSDAQVQAFVAARTEIQALPPNTDQARIGQILSTHNLAPDVYNAIATRAQTDQTLSNRIAAASVGTEFTDAQLQSFIAASTEINPLSQSLSTAPAEQQPVIAAQIRSVLQTNNLSIEAYNGIAAQAQSDPALAARINALAAPAAPADATEPPATTPQ
- a CDS encoding PQQ-dependent sugar dehydrogenase, coding for MRTLIIGAVLVFAACTGEESNGQQQNASGASAPVAQGAANTNFQPAFAGQTRAPEARSGITIARQPLGARLEHPWAIVFLPDGRMLVTERPGRLRIVTREGQLSAPIQGLPRVDARGQGGLLDVVLSPSFATDRLIYWSYSEPRGSGQNATAVARARLSDDGARVENVQRIFQQNPAWRSTAHFGSRLVFDREGRLYVTLGERSNPEPRVLAQDLSATIGKLVRINADGTVPTDNPFVARANTRPEIWSYGHRNIQGADLNPDTGALWTIEHGPQGGDELNIPQAGRNYGWPIISYGEDYSGAPIGEGIAVREGMEQPVYYWDPVIAPGDMDFYRGELFPWRGDILIGALGTAQLVRLDIEGERVVGEERFDLGIGRIRDMAEDETGALWVITDEDNRRIVRLTPQQQ